The following coding sequences are from one Candidatus Woesearchaeota archaeon window:
- the pta gene encoding phosphate acetyltransferase, translating to MALLDTLKKRAQENPKRIVFPESTDDRVLKAAATILAEGIAHVILLGDIDKIKWRAGELNLDISKAELYTPCDDVRKDEFVNFLLKKRAHKGITKKEAENQVCQVTTFGVLMVAKGLADGVVSGATIATAETLRPALQIIGIKENTKLASSFFIMRTPQEKTYFFADCGFVINPSADELASIAIATADSAKSFGFEPKVALLSFSTKGSAEDELVQKVQMATNTAKTLRPDLCIDGELQLDAAIVPSVAQKKCPDSPLKGDANVLIFPDLQSGNIGYKLVERFAHAKAIGPIIQGLQKPVNDLSRGCSPDDIVAVTILTVIEAQRGSEE from the coding sequence ATGGCGTTATTAGATACGTTAAAAAAAAGAGCGCAAGAAAATCCGAAGCGAATAGTTTTCCCTGAAAGTACTGATGACAGGGTGTTAAAGGCAGCAGCAACTATTCTTGCCGAAGGTATTGCGCATGTTATTCTTCTTGGCGATATTGATAAAATAAAATGGCGTGCTGGAGAACTTAATCTTGATATTTCAAAAGCAGAACTATATACTCCTTGTGATGATGTAAGAAAAGATGAGTTTGTAAATTTTTTGCTTAAAAAACGTGCGCATAAAGGAATAACTAAAAAAGAAGCTGAAAATCAAGTTTGTCAGGTAACAACATTCGGTGTGCTTATGGTTGCAAAAGGTTTAGCAGATGGTGTTGTAAGTGGTGCAACGATTGCAACAGCTGAAACGCTTCGGCCAGCACTACAAATTATTGGTATAAAAGAAAATACAAAACTTGCATCAAGCTTTTTTATAATGAGAACGCCCCAAGAGAAAACGTATTTCTTTGCTGATTGTGGTTTTGTAATTAATCCTTCAGCCGATGAACTTGCATCGATTGCTATTGCAACCGCAGATTCTGCAAAGTCGTTTGGTTTTGAGCCAAAAGTTGCCTTGCTTTCGTTTTCAACAAAAGGAAGTGCAGAAGATGAGCTTGTACAAAAAGTGCAAATGGCAACAAATACAGCGAAAACTCTTCGTCCAGATCTTTGTATTGATGGGGAATTACAACTAGATGCTGCAATTGTGCCTAGTGTTGCACAAAAGAAATGTCCTGATTCTCCATTAAAAGGAGATGCAAATGTTCTTATTTTTCCAGATTTACAGTCAGGAAATATAGGTTATAAGTTAGTGGAGCGTTTTGCTCATGCTAAGGCCATTGGTCCTATTATTCAGGGTTTGCAAAAACCAGTAAATGATTTAAGTCGGGGTTGTAGTCCAGATGATATTGTTGCTGTAACGATTTTAACCGTTATAGAAGCACAACGAGGAAGTGAAGAATGA
- a CDS encoding [FeFe] hydrogenase, group A: protein MIQKTKKKEKITFEIDGIKVVGKAEEKIIDVAKRYAIDIPHLCMHPRLERIGACRLCLVEIDNNKKPVTSCTQPITEGMKVKTHTPRILNDRKKALQLILANHDYACVTCTQNLHCKLQSYAEEFGIHTLPYEGKKRQSIIDTSSKSIVRDNNRCILCQRCIRICNDVQTVGALSLQNRGFNSKITPPLDLNMATSNCVNCGQCVVVCPTGALYEKQDIEPIIKLLQSKDKHVVAQTAPSIRAALGELFDMPLGTPVTGKLVTSLKEIGFDKVFDTDLAADMTIVEEATEFVKRFKSKKNLPMITTCCPAWIKFAEQFFFEQLNHMSTCRSPQAMMASMIKTWYAKKNNLKPENIVLVDIMPCTAKKFEIARPEFVGEADYVITTVELAKLIKQFNIDFPNLPDQDFDKPLGDSSGGGDIFGRTGGVMEAALRTAAEMITGKSATDVEYKKTRGLDLRKEFELIIGKEKVNIAVVQTLGEARKVMNEIRAGTCTYDFIEIMACYGGCVGGGQPRYEDPKVLKKRAEALNKIDVNKKVRKSHKNPAVMKLYKEYIGEPGGKRAHKLLHTSYTEREFL, encoded by the coding sequence ATGATACAAAAAACTAAGAAAAAAGAGAAGATAACATTTGAAATAGATGGCATTAAAGTAGTTGGAAAAGCAGAAGAAAAAATTATTGATGTTGCAAAACGTTACGCTATTGATATTCCTCATTTATGTATGCATCCTCGTTTAGAACGTATTGGTGCTTGTCGTCTTTGTCTTGTAGAAATTGATAATAATAAAAAACCGGTAACGTCTTGTACGCAACCAATTACTGAAGGTATGAAAGTAAAAACTCACACGCCTAGAATTTTAAACGATAGGAAAAAGGCATTACAACTTATTTTAGCAAATCATGATTACGCTTGTGTTACTTGCACGCAAAACTTACATTGCAAATTACAATCTTATGCTGAAGAATTTGGAATTCACACGTTGCCCTATGAAGGAAAAAAACGTCAATCAATAATTGATACTAGTAGTAAATCAATTGTTCGTGATAATAATCGTTGTATTCTTTGTCAACGATGTATTAGGATTTGCAATGATGTGCAAACTGTTGGCGCACTAAGTTTACAAAATAGGGGGTTTAACTCAAAAATTACTCCTCCGCTTGATTTGAATATGGCAACAAGTAATTGTGTGAATTGCGGTCAATGTGTTGTGGTGTGTCCTACGGGTGCTTTGTATGAAAAGCAAGATATTGAGCCAATTATTAAATTATTGCAATCAAAAGATAAACATGTTGTTGCGCAAACAGCACCTTCAATTAGAGCGGCTCTTGGCGAACTTTTTGACATGCCTCTTGGAACACCTGTAACAGGAAAATTGGTTACATCTCTTAAAGAAATTGGTTTTGATAAAGTATTTGATACAGACCTTGCAGCAGATATGACTATTGTAGAAGAAGCAACTGAGTTTGTTAAGCGGTTTAAATCAAAAAAGAATTTGCCGATGATAACAACTTGTTGTCCTGCGTGGATTAAATTTGCTGAACAATTTTTCTTTGAGCAACTTAATCACATGTCTACATGTAGAAGTCCGCAGGCAATGATGGCTTCTATGATTAAAACATGGTATGCAAAAAAGAATAATCTTAAGCCTGAAAATATTGTTTTAGTGGATATCATGCCGTGTACCGCAAAAAAATTTGAAATTGCTCGTCCAGAATTTGTTGGCGAAGCAGATTATGTGATAACAACAGTTGAGCTTGCAAAACTTATTAAACAATTTAACATTGACTTTCCAAATCTTCCTGACCAAGATTTTGATAAACCGCTAGGTGATAGTTCTGGTGGGGGAGATATTTTTGGTCGTACTGGCGGTGTGATGGAAGCTGCATTGCGTACTGCAGCCGAGATGATTACTGGAAAATCTGCAACGGATGTTGAGTATAAAAAAACTCGTGGTCTTGATTTGCGAAAAGAATTCGAGCTTATAATTGGTAAAGAAAAAGTAAATATTGCTGTTGTGCAAACGCTTGGTGAAGCAAGAAAAGTAATGAATGAAATTCGTGCTGGAACATGTACATATGATTTTATTGAAATTATGGCTTGTTATGGTGGTTGTGTTGGTGGTGGTCAGCCGCGTTATGAAGATCCTAAAGTTTTAAAGAAACGTGCAGAAGCACTTAATAAAATTGATGTAAATAAAAAGGTTCGAAAATCTCATAAGAATCCTGCAGTTATGAAGTTGTACAAGGAATATATTGGAGAGCCCGGTGGTAAGCGAGCACATAAACTCCTTCACACCTCTTACACCGAGAGAGAATTTTTATAA
- a CDS encoding 4Fe-4S binding protein — protein MTQEKEATQLLHADRITVGLATCGLSAGGQPVFDALKKANVLPVMKTGCVGMCYAEPIVTVVQDGVQSIYGPLTIQEVPALLKAIKKRKRYEKRFLAASVDKLPFYKKQQRIVLAHCGIIDPTNISQYEALNGFTGLKKALLLKPSQVIDVVEKAGLRGRGGAGFPTARKWRFIADKKGQKYLICNGDEGDPGAFMNRTLMESDPFKIIEGLIIGAYATGVSKGIIYTRAEYPLAIKTLQEAIDICYKHNFLGEHILGNKNFHFDLRIQQGAGAYVCGEETALLASLEGLRGSPRPRPPYPAQSGLFGKPTIVNNVGTWGHVATIFQIGVTNYAQIGSKFSKGTKILCLSGKIQRTGVIEVPFGITLKEIIYDIGGGTPLGTQFKALFPGGPAGGCIVEKDLGKTLDYESMKELETIMGSGSFIITNTQSCMVNMAKFFMTFTTQESCGKCTPCREGTTRLLEMLTKVSRGNGTVQDIDKIKELAEFVSDASLCGLGQFAPNPVLSTIKHFRKEYEEHILHKTCPAHVCENLLKYEIVESKCIGCGACKAQCPVHCISGDLKKPHVIDQSKCIKCGKCYEVCAFDAITKK, from the coding sequence ATGACACAAGAAAAAGAAGCAACACAATTATTGCATGCTGATAGAATTACAGTAGGTCTTGCAACGTGCGGTCTTTCTGCTGGTGGTCAGCCTGTATTTGATGCTCTTAAAAAAGCGAATGTTCTTCCTGTAATGAAGACTGGTTGTGTGGGTATGTGTTATGCTGAACCTATCGTAACAGTGGTGCAAGACGGTGTGCAATCTATTTACGGTCCGCTTACTATTCAAGAAGTTCCTGCTTTACTTAAGGCTATTAAGAAAAGAAAACGTTATGAGAAACGATTCCTTGCAGCAAGTGTAGATAAGCTTCCTTTTTACAAAAAGCAACAACGAATAGTGCTTGCGCATTGTGGTATTATTGATCCAACAAATATTTCTCAGTATGAAGCGCTCAATGGTTTTACTGGACTCAAAAAAGCTTTGCTCTTAAAACCCTCTCAAGTTATTGATGTCGTTGAAAAAGCAGGGCTTCGTGGTCGGGGTGGTGCTGGTTTTCCAACGGCCAGAAAATGGCGTTTTATTGCCGATAAGAAGGGTCAGAAGTATTTGATTTGTAATGGTGATGAAGGCGATCCTGGAGCATTTATGAATAGAACGCTTATGGAGAGCGATCCCTTTAAGATTATTGAAGGGCTTATTATTGGTGCGTACGCTACAGGGGTTTCTAAAGGTATTATTTATACGCGTGCTGAATATCCTTTAGCTATTAAAACGCTTCAAGAAGCAATTGATATTTGTTACAAACATAATTTTCTTGGAGAGCATATTTTAGGTAATAAAAATTTTCATTTTGATTTACGTATTCAACAAGGCGCAGGCGCGTATGTTTGTGGAGAAGAAACTGCACTTCTTGCAAGTCTTGAAGGGCTTCGTGGTTCTCCTCGTCCTCGCCCCCCTTACCCCGCGCAATCAGGGCTTTTTGGAAAACCAACAATAGTAAACAATGTAGGAACATGGGGTCATGTGGCAACAATTTTTCAAATTGGCGTTACTAATTATGCGCAAATAGGTTCAAAATTTTCTAAAGGAACAAAGATTTTATGTTTGAGTGGAAAAATCCAGCGAACGGGAGTTATTGAAGTACCGTTTGGTATTACTCTTAAAGAAATTATTTATGATATTGGTGGAGGAACCCCTCTAGGTACACAGTTTAAAGCATTATTTCCTGGCGGTCCTGCAGGTGGTTGTATTGTTGAAAAAGATTTGGGAAAAACGCTTGATTATGAATCAATGAAAGAACTTGAAACGATTATGGGTTCTGGAAGTTTTATTATTACTAACACACAATCTTGTATGGTAAATATGGCAAAATTTTTTATGACATTTACTACGCAGGAAAGTTGCGGAAAATGCACGCCGTGTCGTGAAGGAACAACACGATTACTTGAGATGTTAACTAAAGTTTCTCGTGGTAATGGCACTGTTCAAGATATTGATAAAATCAAGGAATTAGCAGAATTTGTTAGTGATGCATCGCTCTGTGGTCTTGGACAATTCGCTCCAAATCCCGTGCTTTCAACTATTAAACATTTCAGAAAAGAATATGAAGAACATATCTTACACAAAACATGTCCTGCGCATGTCTGCGAAAATTTACTTAAATATGAGATTGTCGAAAGTAAATGTATTGGTTGCGGTGCATGTAAAGCGCAATGTCCTGTTCATTGTATTAGTGGCGACTTAAAAAAACCTCATGTTATTGATCAATCAAAATGCATAAAATGCGGTAAATGCTATGAAGTATGTGCGTTTGATGCTATTACTAAAAAATAA